The following are from one region of the Fusarium keratoplasticum isolate Fu6.1 chromosome 4, whole genome shotgun sequence genome:
- a CDS encoding Acetohydroxy-acid synthase small subunit: MASLRPLAASLCRAVSTRGVASVRHSSSSTSAIAYKALRRRSAPLPVSDSPPVWSAQAAVSNILYETPVPSTAPPKRHILNCLVQNEPGVLSRVSGILAARGFNIDSLVVCNTEVKDLSRMTIVLTGQDGVVEQARRQLEDLVPVWAVLDYTNAALVQRELLLCKINILGPEYFEELQAHHREIAAGDLEVDYAHEAIERSLSDTAKDFHPSKLAISQALRHKHEHLKSITYFAHQFGGKVLDISTNSCIVEISAKQSRIDSFLKLIAPFGILESARTGLMALPRSPLTEAPEETIVKEADEVVDASQLPPG; this comes from the exons atggcctcTCTACGGCCCTTGGCCGCGTCCCTCTGCAGGGCAGTCTCCACGAGGGGTGTCGCCTCTGTGCGGCATAGCTCCTCATCGACCTCTGCCATCGCCTACAAGGCCCTTCGCCGTCGCTCTGCGCCTTTGCCCGTGAGCGACAGCCCTCCAGTCTGGTCTGCTCAGGCCGCCGTCTCCAACATCCTCTACGAGACCCCGGTCCCTTCTACCGCTCCTCCCAAGCGCCACATCCTCAACTGTCTGGTCCAGAACGAGCCCGGTGTCCTGTCCCGTGTCTCTGGTATCCTGGCTGCCCGTGGCTTCAACATTGACTCTCTTGTCGTGTGCAAcaccgaggtcaaggacctgTCCCGCATGACCATTGTCCTTACTGGCCAGGACGGCGTTGTCGAGCAGGCCCGCCGAcagcttgaggatcttgtccCCGTCTGGGCTGTCCTCGACTACACCAACGCTGCTCTCGTCCAGCGTGAGCTTCTGCTCTGCAAGATCAACATCCTTGGCCCCGAGTACTTCGAGGAGCTCCAGGCCCACCACCGCGAGATCGCTGCTGGtgacctcgaggtcgacTACGCCCATGAGGCCATCGAGCGCAGCCTGTCGGATACCGCCAAGGACTTCCACCCCAGCAAGCTGGCCATCAGCCAGGCTCTCCGACACAAGCACGAGCATCTCAAGTCTATCACCTACTTTGCTCACCAGTTCGGTGGCAAGGTTCTCGATATCAGCACTAACAGCTGCATTGTCGAGAT TTCCGCCAAGCAGTCCCGTATCGACTCGTTCCTCAAGCTGATTGCCCCCTTCGGCATTCTCGAGTCTGCCCGCACTGGTCTTATGGCCCTGCCCCGATCACCCCTGACTGAGGCTCCCGAGGAGACCATCGTGAAGGAGGCTGACGAGGTTGTCGACGCCAGCCAGCTCCCCCCTGGCTAA